A window of Nitrospinota bacterium contains these coding sequences:
- the aroQ gene encoding type II 3-dehydroquinate dehydratase: MPTILVLHGPNLNLLGSREPELYGSETLEEINGRLERLAAELGVEIVVRQSNHEGELVEAIQGAPDVAEALIINPAAYTHTSVAIRDAILAVGLPAVEVHLSNPQQRETFRHESLIADVVIGTVSGFGPMSYELALRAAAALVGKE, from the coding sequence GTGCCGACGATCCTGGTCCTTCACGGGCCTAACCTCAACCTCCTGGGGAGCCGCGAGCCCGAGCTCTATGGGAGCGAGACCCTGGAGGAGATCAACGGGCGCTTGGAACGCCTGGCTGCCGAATTGGGCGTGGAGATCGTCGTTCGACAGTCGAACCATGAGGGGGAGCTGGTCGAGGCCATCCAGGGAGCCCCGGACGTGGCCGAGGCCCTCATTATCAATCCCGCCGCATATACCCACACGAGCGTAGCGATCCGCGACGCCATCCTGGCCGTGGGGCTTCCGGCCGTGGAGGTCCACCTCTCCAATCCTCAGCAGCGCGAGACATTTCGTCACGAGAGCCTCATCGCCGACGTGGTGATAGGGACGGTGAGCGGCTTTGGGCCGATGTCGTACGAGCTGGCCCTCCGGGCCGCTGCTGCTCTCGTCGGCAAGGAGTAG
- a CDS encoding 3-dehydroquinate synthase gives MRQLRVELGERSYTIVVGANLLQRVGEWLEGMELADRVIIITHPHLKDLYGEAVASGLREYGRRTDFVLVPEGEEAKSLEQAAGLYDELLDRKIDRHTALLALGGGVIGDLVGFVAATLLRGVPYIQVPTTLLAQVDSAVGGKTAVNHPLGKNLIGVFYQPILVVADLATLTTLPPEEYLAGLAEVIKYGVIADHDFFAFLEEREGPVRSMDPEALEHVVLTSCALKAKGVERDEREAGIRAILNFGHTIAHAVEAVGAYRTVKHGFAVAMGMACAARLSEAMGKCSAAEATRVIGCLETYGLPTRLPPMDPEALWEVMTRDKKVRGDRVRLVLLEAVGRVGIYDDVPREAVIDALAASQAA, from the coding sequence GTGCGGCAACTGCGGGTCGAGCTCGGTGAACGCAGCTACACTATCGTCGTCGGGGCCAACCTGCTCCAGCGGGTGGGCGAGTGGCTCGAGGGGATGGAGCTCGCCGACCGTGTAATCATTATCACCCATCCCCACCTCAAGGATTTGTACGGTGAGGCAGTGGCGTCGGGACTGCGCGAATACGGCCGCCGGACAGATTTCGTCTTGGTGCCCGAGGGGGAGGAGGCCAAGAGCCTGGAGCAGGCCGCCGGGCTCTACGACGAGCTCCTTGATAGGAAGATTGACCGCCACACAGCCCTGCTGGCACTCGGAGGGGGTGTGATCGGCGACCTCGTCGGCTTCGTGGCCGCCACCCTTCTCAGGGGGGTGCCTTACATCCAGGTGCCCACGACCCTGCTGGCTCAAGTCGACTCGGCCGTGGGAGGCAAGACAGCCGTCAACCACCCCCTGGGGAAAAACCTCATCGGGGTGTTTTACCAGCCCATCTTGGTGGTGGCCGACCTTGCCACCCTGACGACCTTGCCACCGGAGGAGTACCTGGCGGGGCTTGCGGAGGTCATAAAATACGGCGTAATAGCCGACCACGACTTTTTCGCCTTTCTGGAGGAGCGGGAGGGCCCCGTGCGGTCAATGGACCCCGAGGCTCTGGAGCACGTCGTGCTCACCTCGTGCGCCCTCAAAGCGAAGGGAGTGGAGCGGGACGAACGGGAGGCCGGGATTAGGGCCATCCTCAACTTCGGCCACACCATCGCCCACGCCGTCGAGGCCGTGGGCGCCTACCGGACCGTCAAGCACGGGTTCGCGGTGGCAATGGGAATGGCCTGCGCGGCGCGCCTCTCAGAGGCGATGGGTAAGTGCTCGGCGGCTGAGGCGACCCGCGTGATCGGCTGCCTCGAGACCTACGGGCTTCCGACCCGCCTGCCGCCTATGGACCCGGAGGCTCTCTGGGAGGTCATGACCAGGGACAAGAAAGTTCGGGGCGACCGGGTCCGGCTCGTCCTGCTAGAGGCGGTTGGACGGGTGGGCATCTACGATGATGTCCCCCGGGAGGCGGTGATCGATGCCCTGGCGGCGTCCCAAGCCGCTTGA